A genomic stretch from Flavobacterium humidisoli includes:
- a CDS encoding efflux RND transporter permease subunit — translation MGEFFVRRPIVAIVISIIIVILGLLALQKTPISQYPDINPPVVKITTSFTGANALNVEQAVATPIEQKVNGVENMLYMKSVNTSDGACTIEVTFDVGTNLDNANMLTQNRQNQSAPFMPSSVKQQGVVVKKSLSFPMMLFTITSNNPKYDAKFLNNYASINVVDQLARIKGVGEVALFGGSDYSMRIWLKADIMNKLGVTVEDVKNALNAQNMISPGGKFGAEPAPPNTEFTYGVTLQDRLVTEKEFGNIVVRSKEDGAQVLLADIARIELGTENYSSTARRNSSPSAVIALYQMPGSNALDVAEMAKTTMKQLSERFPQDIVYQESLDTTLAITAGVDDIVHTLFEAIILVILVVFIFLQNWRATLIPLITVPVSLIGTIAVFPMLGFSINTLSLLGLVLAIGIVVDDAIVVVEAVIHHIEHGKNPREATIQAMKEVSGPVIAIALILCAVFIPVAMTPGITGRFYQQFAITIAVSVAFSAFSALSLSPALCAMLLKPTKPIDQQKGWLAKFFSWFNRVFENVTGKYIGGATFFAKKAIRIVILLAVILVSIVLLGKKIPLGFIPEEDQGYVLVNIALPPASSLQRTDEISKKVDSFLKEEKSILSYTTINGFSMLTNSYQPNNAFIFISLKPWEERAETAKQFVDRFNKKLATQITTATCFSFGPPAIQGLGASAGFSLMLQDRGGNTPQYLAEQTQNFIAAAQQRPEIKRIYTTFNAGTPQIKLDIDNDKAMKLGIPVSKVTEALGAFLGGSYVNDFNRFGRQYKVYVQGEAVNRVKPEDLNMIYVKNNKGDMLPVSTLVTATKVSGPDFTNRLNLFRSAEIGGSPNDGYSSAQALTALEEVAKQTLPADMSYDYINLSYQEKHSPGGSSVFIMALVFVFLILAAQYESWKLPFSVLLGAPFAVFGAFLGLLLARFGSDAYVNNVFAQIGLVLLIGLVAKNAILIVEFAKEEYEKGKPLYESAMYAARLRFRPILMTAFAFILGVVPLLTATGAGSQARIVMGMAVFSGMLIATVLGVLIVPGLFVMIERIGKKKEETIETAENNVESNTTDHE, via the coding sequence ATGGGAGAATTTTTCGTCCGAAGACCAATTGTTGCCATTGTAATTAGTATTATTATTGTGATACTTGGATTACTGGCACTGCAAAAAACACCTATTTCGCAATATCCGGATATCAATCCGCCAGTTGTAAAAATCACTACTTCATTTACAGGAGCAAATGCGCTCAATGTAGAACAGGCAGTTGCTACTCCTATCGAGCAAAAAGTGAACGGTGTCGAAAATATGTTGTACATGAAATCAGTTAATACTTCTGATGGTGCTTGTACCATTGAGGTAACTTTTGACGTAGGTACAAATTTGGACAATGCCAATATGCTAACGCAAAACAGGCAAAACCAGTCTGCTCCATTTATGCCTTCAAGCGTAAAACAGCAGGGTGTAGTGGTAAAAAAGTCCCTTTCATTCCCGATGATGCTATTTACCATTACATCCAATAATCCAAAATACGATGCAAAGTTTTTAAATAACTACGCCAGCATCAATGTTGTTGACCAACTTGCCCGTATAAAAGGAGTTGGAGAGGTTGCTCTTTTTGGAGGAAGCGATTACTCGATGCGTATTTGGCTAAAGGCAGATATAATGAACAAACTCGGCGTAACGGTTGAAGATGTTAAAAATGCCCTGAATGCACAAAACATGATTAGCCCAGGAGGAAAATTTGGAGCTGAACCCGCACCTCCAAATACCGAATTTACATATGGTGTTACGCTCCAAGACCGATTGGTAACCGAAAAAGAATTTGGAAATATTGTAGTTCGAAGTAAAGAAGACGGAGCTCAGGTTTTATTAGCCGATATTGCCCGAATCGAATTAGGAACTGAAAATTACAGTTCAACAGCCAGAAGAAATAGTTCTCCAAGTGCTGTTATTGCTTTATATCAAATGCCAGGAAGTAATGCTCTTGATGTGGCAGAAATGGCAAAAACAACCATGAAGCAATTGTCTGAAAGATTTCCTCAAGACATTGTATATCAAGAATCTTTAGACACAACATTGGCTATTACTGCAGGAGTTGATGATATTGTGCATACACTTTTTGAAGCCATTATACTAGTTATTTTGGTAGTATTCATATTCCTTCAAAACTGGCGCGCTACTTTAATTCCGTTAATTACCGTTCCTGTTTCTTTAATTGGTACTATTGCCGTTTTTCCAATGTTAGGTTTTTCTATCAATACGCTTTCGCTTTTAGGATTAGTATTAGCAATTGGTATTGTGGTCGATGATGCTATTGTGGTTGTAGAAGCCGTAATACATCATATCGAACATGGGAAAAATCCGCGTGAAGCGACTATTCAGGCCATGAAAGAAGTTTCTGGACCTGTAATTGCAATTGCTTTAATTTTATGCGCCGTATTTATCCCAGTTGCTATGACACCCGGAATTACGGGACGTTTTTATCAACAGTTTGCTATAACCATTGCCGTCTCGGTCGCCTTTTCGGCATTTAGTGCTTTGTCATTAAGTCCCGCACTTTGTGCCATGCTTTTAAAACCAACAAAACCTATTGATCAGCAAAAAGGATGGCTTGCAAAATTCTTTTCTTGGTTCAATAGGGTTTTCGAAAATGTTACAGGAAAATATATTGGCGGAGCTACTTTCTTCGCCAAAAAAGCAATTCGTATTGTTATTTTGCTAGCTGTTATACTCGTTTCAATTGTCCTTTTAGGCAAAAAGATTCCGTTAGGCTTTATTCCAGAAGAAGATCAAGGCTATGTTTTAGTAAATATTGCTTTGCCACCTGCATCATCTTTACAGCGCACCGATGAAATATCGAAAAAAGTTGACAGTTTCCTTAAAGAAGAAAAATCTATTTTATCTTATACTACGATAAACGGATTTAGTATGCTTACAAATTCTTATCAACCAAATAATGCTTTCATTTTTATTTCCCTAAAACCTTGGGAAGAAAGAGCTGAAACGGCTAAACAGTTTGTAGACCGCTTCAATAAAAAACTGGCTACTCAAATTACAACTGCAACATGTTTTTCATTTGGTCCGCCGGCAATTCAGGGTCTTGGTGCCTCTGCAGGATTTAGTTTAATGTTGCAAGACCGAGGAGGAAATACGCCTCAGTATTTAGCAGAACAGACGCAAAATTTTATTGCCGCGGCACAGCAACGTCCTGAAATAAAACGAATTTACACCACTTTTAATGCTGGTACTCCACAGATCAAATTGGATATCGACAATGACAAAGCAATGAAATTAGGAATACCTGTTTCTAAAGTCACCGAAGCACTTGGAGCCTTTTTGGGAGGAAGTTATGTAAATGACTTTAACCGTTTTGGACGGCAATATAAAGTTTATGTGCAAGGAGAAGCTGTCAATCGTGTGAAACCAGAAGATCTAAACATGATTTATGTGAAGAACAATAAAGGCGACATGCTTCCAGTCTCAACATTGGTTACAGCAACTAAAGTATCTGGACCTGATTTTACGAATCGTTTAAATTTATTTCGATCTGCTGAAATTGGAGGTAGCCCAAATGATGGTTACAGTAGTGCGCAAGCTTTAACTGCATTAGAAGAAGTGGCCAAACAGACCTTGCCAGCAGATATGAGTTACGATTACATCAACTTGTCTTATCAGGAAAAACATTCCCCTGGAGGATCTTCCGTATTTATTATGGCATTGGTTTTTGTTTTCTTAATCCTAGCCGCACAATACGAAAGCTGGAAGCTACCCTTTAGTGTACTCCTTGGAGCGCCTTTCGCCGTATTTGGAGCATTTTTAGGACTGCTTTTGGCAAGATTTGGAAGCGATGCTTATGTCAATAACGTTTTTGCTCAAATTGGACTCGTTTTACTTATCGGATTAGTTGCGAAAAATGCCATTCTTATCGTTGAATTTGCCAAAGAAGAATATGAGAAAGGGAAACCGCTTTACGAATCGGCAATGTATGCCGCGAGACTTCGCTTTCGACCAATCCTGATGACTGCTTTTGCGTTTATTCTTGGAGTAGTTCCGTTACTGACCGCTACAGGTGCAGGTTCGCAAGCTCGTATTGTAATGGGAATGGCGGTATTCAGCGGTATGTTAATCGCAACAGTTTTGGGTGTATTAATTGTGCCTGGTCTATTTGTTATGATTGAAAGAATCGGAAAAAAGAAAGAGGAAACAATCGAAACAGCAGAAAATAATGTAGAATCAAATACTACAGACCATGAGTAA
- a CDS encoding efflux RND transporter periplasmic adaptor subunit — MNKIYSSAILFSFLFFSCKKETPPAPKPLEISVTSVLQQDVNLESEYTGQTFGQSDIQINPRVDGVIESMNFKEGSFVKKGQVLYTIDPLPYRAKLNEAQGIAAESQARLAKTKSDLDMITPLAKMNAVSQRELVSAKSAYSASLAQIKASDASVQNAKIELGYCQILAPISGLIGISKVRVGDYVRPGAMSILNTISDLGDVRVRFTISEQEFLRLFREFSKPNSALKGSGAIVTIKLSDGSVYPEKGKVSFADRQIDPSTGAITFEAAFPNPDKLLRPGQYVKVALLTDIRKEAIVIPQRAVIEVQGIYQVYVVGNDNKVQMQIVKPGPSVKNGYIIEEGLKPGDKIAMGGTSLLKNGSVITPKIVQWQLGDPETVAAK, encoded by the coding sequence ATGAACAAAATCTACTCTTCCGCAATCTTATTTAGTTTCTTATTTTTTTCCTGCAAAAAAGAAACCCCACCAGCTCCCAAACCATTAGAAATTTCGGTCACTTCAGTTTTACAGCAAGATGTAAACTTAGAATCTGAATATACGGGGCAGACTTTTGGTCAATCTGACATACAAATTAATCCACGAGTTGATGGTGTCATCGAAAGTATGAATTTCAAAGAAGGAAGTTTTGTCAAGAAAGGGCAAGTTCTTTATACAATTGATCCGTTGCCTTATAGAGCGAAACTTAACGAAGCTCAAGGAATCGCAGCAGAATCGCAGGCACGATTAGCTAAAACCAAATCAGATTTGGATATGATTACTCCTCTGGCCAAAATGAATGCGGTGAGCCAGCGAGAATTAGTTTCGGCAAAATCAGCATATTCTGCTTCATTAGCTCAAATAAAAGCTTCCGATGCTTCTGTGCAAAATGCTAAAATCGAATTGGGATATTGCCAAATTTTAGCTCCAATTTCAGGATTAATCGGTATTTCTAAAGTTCGCGTCGGTGATTATGTCAGACCTGGTGCCATGTCTATTTTAAACACCATTTCTGATCTTGGCGATGTAAGAGTGCGATTTACTATTAGCGAGCAGGAATTTCTGCGCCTTTTTAGAGAGTTTAGCAAACCAAATTCTGCTTTAAAAGGCTCTGGTGCCATTGTCACTATAAAATTATCTGACGGTTCTGTCTATCCAGAAAAAGGAAAAGTAAGTTTTGCCGACAGACAAATTGATCCTTCTACGGGAGCAATCACATTTGAAGCAGCATTTCCTAATCCTGATAAATTACTTCGTCCAGGTCAATATGTAAAAGTCGCTTTGCTTACCGACATTCGTAAAGAAGCCATTGTAATTCCGCAACGAGCTGTTATCGAAGTTCAAGGAATCTATCAAGTTTATGTAGTGGGCAATGATAATAAAGTCCAGATGCAGATTGTAAAACCAGGCCCTTCTGTTAAAAATGGTTATATTATTGAAGAAGGATTAAAACCAGGTGATAAGATAGCCATGGGAGGTACTTCTTTATTGAAAAACGGAAGTGTTATTACTCCTAAAATTGTTCAATGGCAATTGGGCGATCCAGAAACTGTAGCTGCAAAGTAA
- a CDS encoding lycopene cyclase family protein → MNSSQIKHFDYIFTGTGLASLMTIYKMVLSGKFSDKSILLLDQDVKKTNDRTWCFWEKEESVWNSVISKKWDLALFANEDFNRSLAIKPYSYNKVSGIDFYNFVFEAISKQQNITFLNEKVTDINELETHVFVGTEENRYTCNCLFNSIYTKAFAERQNKYPVLQQHFVGWFVKTKEEVFNPEEVTFMDFSIEQKGNTRFMYVLPTSKTEALVEYTLFSEKLLPKEEYEKAIQLYLKKLGTENYEILEKEEGSIPMTCYPFWKKNTKRVLNIGTAGGWTKASTGYTFKNADKKSSDLVEFIQEKDFEMKSFHAKSKFWFYDLLLLDILYRHNELGRPIFSSLFRKGNPKLIFKFLDEETSFFEDVKVILKCPKIPFIKALFRVIFLSNKSN, encoded by the coding sequence ATGAACTCTTCGCAAATCAAACATTTCGATTACATTTTTACAGGAACAGGCCTCGCATCTTTGATGACGATTTACAAAATGGTTTTGTCTGGAAAATTCTCCGATAAATCCATTTTATTATTAGATCAAGATGTAAAGAAAACCAATGACAGAACTTGGTGTTTCTGGGAGAAAGAAGAAAGTGTTTGGAATTCGGTTATTTCAAAAAAATGGGATTTGGCTTTGTTTGCCAATGAAGATTTTAATCGAAGTTTAGCGATTAAGCCTTATTCATACAACAAAGTAAGTGGTATAGACTTCTATAATTTTGTTTTTGAAGCCATTTCAAAACAACAAAACATTACTTTCTTAAACGAAAAAGTGACCGACATCAATGAATTGGAAACGCACGTTTTTGTCGGAACAGAAGAGAATCGATATACCTGTAATTGCCTTTTCAATAGCATTTATACTAAGGCGTTCGCCGAAAGGCAAAACAAATATCCCGTTTTACAACAGCATTTTGTGGGTTGGTTTGTAAAAACGAAAGAGGAAGTTTTCAATCCAGAAGAAGTCACTTTCATGGATTTTTCTATTGAACAAAAAGGAAATACACGCTTTATGTATGTTTTGCCGACTTCAAAAACAGAGGCTTTGGTTGAATATACTTTGTTTTCGGAAAAACTCCTTCCGAAAGAAGAGTACGAAAAAGCAATTCAACTTTATCTGAAAAAACTAGGGACAGAAAACTACGAAATTCTCGAAAAAGAGGAGGGAAGCATCCCAATGACTTGCTATCCTTTTTGGAAGAAAAACACCAAGCGGGTTTTGAATATTGGCACGGCTGGCGGCTGGACAAAAGCCAGTACAGGTTATACTTTTAAAAACGCAGATAAAAAATCTTCAGATTTGGTAGAGTTCATTCAAGAGAAAGATTTCGAAATGAAAAGCTTTCATGCCAAGTCTAAGTTTTGGTTTTACGATTTATTGCTTTTGGATATTCTCTATCGTCATAACGAACTGGGAAGGCCTATTTTTTCTTCCTTATTTCGAAAAGGAAATCCGAAATTGATTTTCAAATTTTTAGATGAAGAGACTAGTTTTTTTGAAGATGTTAAAGTTATTTTAAAGTGTCCAAAAATCCCATTTATTAAAGCGTTATTTAGAGTGATTTTTCTTTCAAATAAATCTAACTAA
- a CDS encoding thioredoxin family protein — MKQLVLLIIFFGITSTGFCQLKNRTFEEVDSLQQIQKRKIIVFIHTDWCQFCQRMKATTFKNQEIIEKLNSDFYFIDFNAEEKRDITFLKQTFKYQPTGNNVGVHELALQLGTINNQIAYPTLCVLNEKNEIIFQYNIYMATKDFKILLDKLKE, encoded by the coding sequence ATGAAACAGCTAGTTTTACTTATTATCTTCTTCGGAATAACTTCAACGGGATTTTGCCAATTAAAAAACAGAACTTTCGAAGAAGTAGACAGTTTGCAACAGATTCAGAAACGAAAAATCATTGTTTTTATCCATACCGATTGGTGCCAATTTTGTCAGCGAATGAAAGCGACAACTTTCAAAAATCAGGAGATTATAGAAAAATTAAACTCCGATTTCTATTTTATTGATTTTAATGCAGAGGAAAAACGAGATATTACTTTCCTTAAACAAACCTTTAAATATCAGCCAACAGGAAATAATGTTGGAGTTCACGAATTAGCATTGCAGCTCGGGACAATTAACAATCAAATCGCCTATCCGACTTTATGCGTTTTGAATGAGAAAAACGAAATCATCTTTCAATATAACATTTACATGGCTACCAAAGATTTTAAAATTCTTTTGGATAAATTGAAAGAATAG
- a CDS encoding BrxA/BrxB family bacilliredoxin codes for MYPLDMVKPMEAELTAAGFQDLHSAEAVENAIKAEGTTLVVVNSVCGCAARNARPGAKMSLDNAKKPDHLITVFAGVDKEAVDAARQHMFPFPPSSPSMALFKNGELVHMLERHHIEGRPAELIAENLQDAFNEFC; via the coding sequence ATGTATCCACTAGATATGGTAAAACCAATGGAGGCTGAATTAACAGCTGCTGGTTTTCAAGATTTACATAGTGCTGAAGCTGTTGAGAATGCTATCAAGGCTGAAGGTACCACTTTAGTTGTTGTAAACTCTGTTTGCGGGTGTGCTGCAAGAAATGCACGTCCGGGAGCAAAAATGAGTTTGGATAATGCTAAAAAACCAGATCATTTAATTACTGTTTTTGCAGGTGTTGATAAAGAAGCTGTTGATGCTGCAAGACAACATATGTTTCCATTTCCTCCATCTTCGCCATCTATGGCTTTGTTTAAAAACGGAGAATTGGTTCACATGTTAGAGCGTCACCACATCGAAGGACGACCAGCTGAATTAATCGCTGAGAATTTGCAAGATGCGTTTAACGAATTCTGTTAA
- a CDS encoding tetratricopeptide repeat protein, with translation MPYLDKAVLYDKERWLSYRAFMKCIFSHNYKAAIVDFDEAIKLYGNSYVMDHSFNFYKALCYLQLNEYEKAENLLDDYVNDIYKNRQQLEHPTAYFYQGIAKYELKKWDEAIAIFDKALKIYPEFSDAKYYKAICWLKQGKSRDDAIALVEVARKDAAKGFSINEDNTIYETYPYQKKFGN, from the coding sequence ATGCCTTATTTAGATAAAGCAGTGTTATATGATAAAGAACGCTGGCTTTCTTATCGCGCTTTTATGAAATGCATTTTTTCACATAATTATAAAGCGGCCATTGTTGATTTTGATGAAGCTATAAAATTATACGGAAACAGCTATGTTATGGACCATTCTTTTAATTTTTATAAAGCGCTATGCTATCTTCAATTAAATGAATACGAAAAAGCAGAAAATCTTTTGGATGATTATGTGAATGATATTTATAAAAACAGACAGCAGTTGGAGCATCCTACGGCTTATTTTTATCAGGGAATTGCAAAGTATGAACTTAAAAAATGGGATGAAGCAATTGCTATTTTTGATAAAGCATTAAAAATATATCCTGAATTCTCAGATGCTAAATATTATAAAGCGATTTGCTGGCTCAAGCAAGGTAAATCTCGAGATGATGCTATAGCTCTAGTTGAAGTAGCAAGAAAAGATGCCGCAAAAGGATTTTCAATTAATGAGGATAATACTATTTATGAGACGTATCCATATCAAAAGAAATTTGGCAATTAG
- a CDS encoding ArsR/SmtB family transcription factor encodes MAKPLKFDEETEAIADICKALGHPTRVQIMTLLWKRDQRTCGEIVELIPLAQSTISKHLLELKKANLVHIQYEGKKTIYSAGVDNINALKKYCSSYLSTIEISEENKETVLTTKHKVRGKNSHLKQYNYQFSHKKSKEETKEIAGKLE; translated from the coding sequence ATGGCCAAGCCCCTAAAATTTGATGAAGAAACAGAAGCAATAGCTGACATTTGTAAAGCACTGGGTCATCCGACTAGAGTTCAGATTATGACTCTTCTTTGGAAAAGAGATCAAAGAACTTGTGGTGAAATAGTTGAATTAATTCCATTGGCACAATCTACAATATCTAAGCATTTATTAGAGCTAAAAAAAGCAAATCTGGTTCATATACAATATGAAGGCAAGAAGACCATTTACTCTGCTGGGGTAGATAATATTAATGCCCTAAAAAAATATTGCAGCAGTTATCTATCGACAATTGAAATTTCTGAAGAAAATAAAGAAACAGTTCTAACTACTAAGCATAAAGTAAGAGGCAAGAATAGCCATTTGAAGCAATATAATTATCAGTTTTCGCATAAAAAATCAAAAGAAGAAACCAAAGAGATTGCTGGAAAATTGGAGTAA
- a CDS encoding efflux transporter outer membrane subunit, protein MSKKYKIIVIILVLCLFPAGCMVGPKYKKPEQLKSDSYKNERNLDSLASVTNLKWFDLFNDDVLKGLIQKGLENNYDLKIAVSRIEQFRAQLGYTKADLFPSFQYGATINSNEKYITPSTAGASMSWELDFWGKYRHENNAVKNELLATEEARKVILSEIVANIAIAYFQMRNFDDQLEITKHTLETREKYYQIITERFEKGYISEVDKVQIEQQVAIAEAAIPNIERQITYQENAIALLTGQLPSEIPRGKSNTELQIVSKIPLSIPSALLENRPDVKAAELRYAAANERIGVAQAMRFPSINLAAIAGFASADLSNLFLGSSYMQNASGGIAGPIFAFGKNKRRVEINRQQAEQFKFLYQKTYIEAVSEVEQSIQNVRTYQEEWKARNRQVQAALINFKLSHERYDSGYVSYLEVLDVETNLFNAQLSLAQLSERQLSSMIELYKALGGGWN, encoded by the coding sequence ATGAGTAAGAAATATAAAATAATCGTTATTATATTGGTTCTTTGCCTATTTCCAGCGGGGTGTATGGTTGGGCCAAAATATAAAAAACCTGAGCAGTTAAAATCAGATTCTTATAAAAACGAAAGAAATTTAGACAGTCTCGCTTCGGTAACCAACCTAAAATGGTTTGATTTGTTTAATGATGATGTTTTAAAAGGTCTTATACAGAAAGGCCTCGAGAATAATTATGATTTAAAAATTGCGGTTTCAAGAATCGAGCAGTTTCGTGCCCAATTAGGCTATACAAAAGCAGATCTATTTCCTTCTTTTCAATATGGAGCTACAATAAACAGCAATGAGAAATATATTACTCCATCAACTGCTGGTGCGAGTATGTCTTGGGAACTTGATTTCTGGGGGAAATATCGTCATGAAAATAATGCGGTCAAAAATGAACTTCTTGCTACAGAAGAAGCTCGTAAAGTAATATTGTCTGAAATCGTTGCCAATATTGCCATAGCCTATTTCCAGATGCGAAATTTTGATGATCAGCTGGAAATAACCAAACATACCCTCGAAACAAGAGAAAAATACTATCAGATTATAACCGAGAGATTCGAAAAAGGATATATCTCTGAAGTGGACAAAGTACAGATCGAACAGCAGGTTGCCATTGCCGAAGCCGCTATTCCTAACATTGAAAGACAAATAACCTATCAAGAAAATGCAATTGCGCTGCTTACCGGTCAGCTTCCTTCTGAAATTCCTAGAGGGAAAAGTAACACCGAGCTTCAGATAGTCAGTAAAATTCCATTGTCAATTCCGTCTGCGTTATTAGAAAACAGACCCGATGTTAAAGCCGCAGAATTAAGATATGCAGCAGCAAACGAAAGAATTGGCGTAGCTCAAGCAATGCGTTTTCCGTCTATTAATCTAGCGGCGATTGCTGGATTTGCCAGCGCCGATTTGAGCAATCTGTTTCTCGGAAGTTCTTATATGCAAAATGCTTCGGGCGGAATTGCAGGGCCAATATTTGCATTTGGAAAAAACAAAAGAAGAGTTGAAATAAACAGACAACAGGCTGAACAATTTAAATTTCTTTATCAAAAAACCTATATCGAAGCCGTTTCTGAAGTAGAACAATCGATACAAAACGTTAGAACTTATCAAGAAGAATGGAAAGCCCGCAACAGACAAGTTCAAGCCGCTTTAATAAACTTTAAACTATCTCATGAAAGATATGACAGCGGTTACGTTTCTTATTTAGAAGTTTTAGATGTAGAAACGAATCTTTTTAACGCACAATTAAGTCTAGCGCAATTATCTGAAAGACAATTAAGTTCAATGATTGAATTATACAAAGCCCTTGGCGGGGGATGGAATTAG